In Aurantimicrobium minutum, the following proteins share a genomic window:
- the rlmN gene encoding 23S rRNA (adenine(2503)-C(2))-methyltransferase RlmN, translating to MTEKRGARNLTDRAQQRPQVRPTPEGWTQNVDAEGRPTLQFEAPKRGAKPPVHLADLTLEERKAKVTELGLPAFRAKQISTHYFSHYTSDPEKMTDLPAAGRAELVESLLPPLMTEVKRLSTDNGDTIKFLWRLFDGALVESVLMRYPGRITLCVSSQAGCGMNCPFCATGQAGLTRNMSAAEIVDQVVRANAVIAAGELGGKRRSDEGQPERVSNIVFMGMGEPLANYNRLMTAVRTMLAPQPEGLGMSARHITVSSVGLAPAIHKLADEGLQLTFALSLHAPDDELRDELIPVNSRWKVDEALDAAYAYYEKTGRRVSIEYALIKDMNDHAWRADLLAEKLNARGRGWVHVNPIPLNPTPGSIWTSSEPSIMREFVRRLEERGIPTTLRDTRGKEIDGACGQLAAAD from the coding sequence ATGACTGAAAAGCGTGGAGCACGGAACCTTACCGACCGCGCACAGCAGCGACCCCAGGTTCGGCCCACCCCCGAAGGCTGGACCCAGAACGTTGACGCTGAGGGTCGTCCCACACTTCAGTTCGAAGCGCCCAAGCGCGGTGCAAAACCCCCTGTTCACTTAGCTGACCTCACACTTGAGGAGCGCAAAGCTAAGGTGACCGAACTAGGTCTTCCTGCTTTCCGCGCCAAGCAGATCAGTACGCACTACTTCTCTCACTACACCAGTGATCCTGAAAAAATGACCGACCTGCCTGCGGCAGGACGTGCTGAGTTAGTGGAGTCACTGCTGCCTCCGCTGATGACGGAGGTCAAGCGACTGAGCACCGATAACGGCGACACCATCAAGTTTTTGTGGCGATTGTTTGACGGAGCTCTCGTTGAGTCCGTCCTCATGCGCTATCCCGGACGCATCACGCTGTGTGTGTCTTCCCAAGCAGGTTGCGGCATGAACTGCCCATTCTGTGCAACAGGCCAGGCGGGTTTGACTCGCAACATGTCTGCGGCAGAGATTGTGGACCAGGTCGTCCGCGCTAATGCTGTGATTGCCGCTGGTGAGCTTGGTGGTAAGCGCCGATCTGACGAAGGCCAGCCTGAACGCGTGAGCAACATTGTGTTTATGGGCATGGGTGAGCCATTGGCCAATTACAACCGACTCATGACGGCGGTGCGCACCATGCTGGCACCGCAACCAGAGGGCTTGGGTATGTCAGCGCGTCACATCACCGTCTCTTCAGTGGGACTCGCCCCCGCAATTCACAAGCTGGCAGACGAAGGTCTGCAACTGACGTTTGCCCTCTCCTTGCACGCACCAGATGACGAACTGCGTGATGAGCTCATCCCGGTGAACTCGCGCTGGAAAGTCGATGAAGCCCTCGATGCTGCCTATGCCTATTACGAAAAGACAGGTCGTCGCGTTTCCATCGAATACGCACTTATCAAAGACATGAACGACCACGCCTGGCGCGCCGATCTTCTCGCAGAGAAGCTCAATGCGCGCGGACGTGGGTGGGTTCACGTCAACCCGATCCCGCTCAATCCCACCCCGGGATCCATCTGGACTTCGTCAGAACCGTCGATTATGCGTGAATTTGTTCGTCGTCTTGAAGAGCGTGGTATTCCCACCACGCTTCGAGACACTCGAGGTAAAGAAATTGATGGTGCGTGCGGACAATTAGCGGCAGCTGACTAA
- a CDS encoding HNH endonuclease has product MRTLVLNAGYEPLAIVSFRRALMLVMSQKATVLRADSEHPVEAITARFDRPSVIVLSRYVRVPYSRRVPLTRRGVLRRDGHHCAYCGKSANTIDHVIPKSRGGAESWENLVACCFKCNNIKSDRTPQEMGWRLRITPRMPAGPSWFAMGLEHRDTAWDDYLAPAA; this is encoded by the coding sequence ATGCGAACACTGGTACTCAACGCAGGATATGAACCTCTTGCTATCGTGTCTTTCCGTCGAGCGCTCATGCTGGTCATGAGTCAGAAAGCGACCGTCTTGCGTGCAGACAGCGAGCACCCCGTTGAAGCCATCACGGCTCGCTTCGATCGTCCTTCCGTCATTGTTCTCTCCCGCTATGTTCGTGTTCCCTATTCCCGCAGGGTTCCACTGACCAGGCGCGGAGTGCTGCGGCGAGACGGACATCACTGCGCCTACTGCGGCAAGAGCGCCAACACCATTGACCATGTGATTCCCAAATCACGCGGTGGGGCAGAGTCGTGGGAAAACCTCGTGGCGTGCTGTTTCAAATGCAACAACATCAAGTCTGATCGCACCCCCCAAGAGATGGGGTGGCGCTTGCGCATCACTCCACGAATGCCGGCTGGGCCAAGCTGGTTTGCCATGGGGCTTGAGCACCGTGACACTGCATGGGATGACTACCTCGCCCCAGCTGCCTAA
- a CDS encoding C40 family peptidase → MSRRARKLANKKSFKKSARSAFSSVKESATSAMAVASQAVTPSQDRTKPRERRSFSNSGLFRAGVMTVAAGIVATIAIPAYAFNPETRDQELLENTASTVYQRSTGQDAEVSADAASITAGRDGYAITAASRAATNVSGGSSYASVMANPPNPNFSLAGIFAEGMKYIGTPYVYAGSSPAGFDCSGFTMYVYGTFGVSLPHNSQSQAAMGTPISEADAQPGDIVWMPGHVGLWGGPGMILDAPVPGGTVQLRKIWTSDYRIIRIGI, encoded by the coding sequence ATGTCGCGTCGAGCACGCAAGCTCGCCAACAAAAAAAGCTTTAAGAAAAGCGCTCGCAGCGCATTTTCGTCCGTCAAGGAATCTGCCACCTCTGCCATGGCAGTTGCATCTCAAGCGGTAACTCCTAGCCAGGATCGCACTAAGCCACGCGAGCGCCGTTCTTTCTCCAACTCTGGATTGTTCCGCGCGGGCGTCATGACTGTTGCTGCTGGAATCGTTGCAACAATTGCGATTCCTGCCTATGCGTTCAACCCTGAAACTCGTGATCAGGAACTACTCGAAAACACTGCCTCGACGGTCTACCAGCGCAGCACCGGGCAAGATGCTGAAGTCTCGGCAGATGCCGCGTCGATTACAGCAGGCCGTGATGGCTACGCCATCACGGCTGCATCACGTGCAGCAACGAATGTTTCTGGTGGTTCTTCCTATGCGTCGGTGATGGCTAATCCGCCTAACCCTAACTTCAGCCTTGCTGGCATCTTTGCTGAAGGCATGAAGTACATCGGAACTCCCTACGTTTATGCCGGAAGTTCTCCTGCTGGTTTCGACTGCTCCGGTTTCACGATGTACGTCTATGGAACCTTCGGTGTTTCTCTTCCCCACAACTCGCAGTCCCAGGCAGCAATGGGAACCCCCATTTCTGAAGCGGACGCCCAGCCTGGCGACATTGTTTGGATGCCCGGTCACGTTGGTCTGTGGGGTGGCCCCGGAATGATTTTGGATGCTCCAGTCCCTGGTGGAACTGTGCAACTGCGCAAGATCTGGACCTCTGATTACCGAATCATTCGCATCGGTATCTAA
- a CDS encoding metal-dependent transcriptional regulator, producing the protein MTDLIDTTEMYLRTILELEEENIVPMRARISERVGHSGPTVSQTVARMERDGLVLVSDDRHLELTDEGRSKAVHVMRKHRLAERLLSDIIGLEWEYVHDEACRWEHVMSDKVERRILEMLGNPTQSPYGNPIPGLDELGLTPAEGFLDGVANLLDLLQASGEESTGVVRRLGEPAQINPELLHDFAEAGLIPGSTIFFTRDGDRVRVRADGYSGSLDLPLDVAVHVFVEHSL; encoded by the coding sequence ATGACGGATCTGATCGACACCACCGAGATGTATCTGCGCACCATCCTCGAACTCGAGGAAGAGAACATTGTTCCCATGCGCGCGCGCATCTCTGAGCGCGTGGGCCATTCTGGCCCCACCGTGTCTCAGACCGTGGCACGCATGGAGCGTGACGGTTTAGTGCTCGTCTCTGATGATCGCCACCTTGAACTCACCGATGAGGGGCGCTCTAAGGCTGTGCATGTGATGCGCAAACACCGCCTAGCGGAACGTTTGCTCAGTGACATTATTGGTTTGGAGTGGGAATACGTTCACGACGAAGCCTGCCGCTGGGAACACGTCATGAGCGACAAGGTGGAACGCCGCATTCTCGAGATGCTGGGCAACCCAACCCAATCTCCCTACGGCAACCCCATCCCAGGTTTGGATGAGTTAGGTCTGACTCCTGCCGAAGGCTTCCTTGATGGTGTTGCTAACCTGTTGGATCTGCTGCAGGCCTCGGGAGAAGAAAGCACCGGTGTGGTTCGACGTTTGGGTGAACCTGCACAAATCAACCCAGAGTTGCTGCACGATTTCGCAGAAGCAGGGTTGATTCCTGGCTCCACAATCTTCTTCACTCGTGACGGTGATCGGGTCCGCGTCAGGGCTGATGGTTACTCCGGTTCCCTCGATTTACCCCTAGATGTTGCGGTTCACGTTTTCGTCGAACACAGCCTGTAG
- the serC gene encoding phosphoserine transaminase, producing MAEITIPSELLPVDGRFGCGPSKVRPEQVAALAGRGAELLGTSHRQAPIKNMVGRVRSGLSELFNLPEGYEVLLGNGGSTAFWDAAAFSLIEKQSQNMVCGEFGGKFAAAAKAPWLTAPQVIEAPAGSRAEPQATAGIDLYAWAHNETSTGVMSPVTRVHGDAGALTVVDATSAAGGIKIDAAETDVYYFAPQKNFASDGGLWFALFSPAAIERVERIAASDRYIPEFLSLKNAIDNSRLEQTLNTPAVATLVLLEEQINWMNASGGLDWADARTKESSNLLYSWADRVDYATPFVSNPEHRSQVVVTIDFTDGVDAAAIAKILRANGIVDTEPYRKLGRNQLRVATFTAIEPSDVAALISSIEYVVERL from the coding sequence ATGGCAGAGATCACCATCCCCAGCGAACTTCTTCCCGTTGACGGCCGTTTCGGCTGCGGACCATCCAAGGTTCGCCCTGAGCAGGTGGCAGCTCTTGCTGGCCGTGGTGCAGAGCTTCTGGGCACCAGCCACCGCCAAGCTCCCATCAAGAACATGGTTGGTCGCGTTCGTTCGGGACTGTCTGAACTGTTCAATCTGCCCGAGGGCTATGAAGTTCTGCTCGGTAATGGTGGTTCTACCGCGTTCTGGGATGCAGCTGCGTTTTCTCTCATCGAAAAGCAGAGCCAAAACATGGTCTGTGGTGAATTTGGCGGAAAGTTCGCGGCAGCAGCCAAAGCTCCGTGGCTAACCGCCCCACAGGTGATTGAAGCACCAGCAGGTTCACGTGCTGAACCACAAGCCACCGCAGGTATTGACCTTTACGCTTGGGCGCACAACGAAACCTCGACAGGTGTGATGTCTCCGGTGACTCGCGTTCACGGCGATGCGGGCGCACTCACTGTGGTCGATGCCACCAGCGCAGCCGGCGGCATCAAGATTGATGCAGCTGAAACAGATGTCTACTACTTTGCTCCGCAGAAAAACTTTGCTTCTGATGGCGGCCTCTGGTTTGCCCTGTTCTCCCCCGCCGCCATTGAACGGGTTGAGCGCATTGCTGCCAGCGACCGTTACATCCCTGAGTTTTTAAGCCTGAAGAACGCCATCGATAACTCACGGCTCGAGCAGACACTCAATACTCCTGCGGTTGCAACCTTGGTTTTGCTCGAAGAGCAAATCAACTGGATGAATGCTTCCGGTGGTTTGGACTGGGCAGATGCGCGCACCAAGGAATCTTCAAACCTGCTCTACAGCTGGGCAGACCGCGTCGACTACGCGACCCCCTTCGTTTCCAATCCTGAGCACCGTTCTCAGGTTGTTGTCACGATTGACTTCACCGATGGCGTTGACGCTGCAGCTATCGCCAAGATTCTTCGCGCTAACGGAATCGTTGACACCGAGCCGTATCGCAAGCTGGGCCGCAACCAATTGCGTGTGGCAACGTTCACAGCAATTGAACCCAGCGATGTCGCGGCCTTGATTAGCTCGATCGAATACGTCGTCGAGCGTCTCTAG
- a CDS encoding DUF3027 domain-containing protein, which translates to MSKAFPQLTALHQTLALAALHEITTPESIGELEVETIDHDGIATLQYACKLDGYPNWRWNVSLATLEGEDPTVMEAELLPAEGALVAPEWIPWSVRLAEFLEAQKQAAAAGIELDEELPEGLLDLAEGALDGTVLDDELEDLNDSDDGEDDELEEDDDDLDEDDLDEDDDDEEDDDEEDLVSAPTHGGDIDGVDIDDLDDSASAEGEN; encoded by the coding sequence ATGTCTAAAGCTTTCCCTCAACTCACCGCGCTGCACCAAACCCTGGCTCTTGCCGCGCTGCACGAAATCACCACCCCAGAAAGCATTGGCGAACTTGAGGTGGAAACCATCGACCACGATGGCATAGCCACGCTGCAATACGCCTGCAAGCTTGATGGCTATCCCAACTGGCGTTGGAATGTCAGCCTGGCCACGCTCGAGGGTGAAGACCCCACGGTGATGGAAGCTGAGCTTTTGCCTGCCGAGGGTGCACTCGTTGCCCCCGAGTGGATTCCATGGTCTGTGCGCCTTGCTGAATTCTTGGAAGCACAAAAGCAGGCAGCTGCTGCAGGTATTGAGCTGGATGAAGAGCTCCCTGAAGGGCTGCTCGATCTTGCCGAGGGTGCACTTGATGGCACCGTCCTCGATGACGAACTGGAAGATCTCAACGACAGTGATGACGGTGAGGATGACGAACTTGAAGAGGACGATGATGACCTCGACGAGGACGACCTTGACGAAGATGATGATGACGAGGAAGACGATGACGAGGAAGACCTCGTCTCAGCTCCCACCCATGGTGGGGATATCGACGGAGTCGATATCGATGACCTCGATGACAGCGCCAGCGCTGAGGGTGAAAACTAG
- a CDS encoding cold-shock protein, which produces MPTGKVKFYDEEKGFGFISTDDGQEVFLHVSALPEGVKVRPGTRLEFGVAEGKRGAQALSVRVLDAPAGREKLDRKPADDMAIIVEDLVKLLDGIGNNLKRGNYPDKAHSAKIAALLRRVADDFDV; this is translated from the coding sequence ATGCCAACCGGCAAAGTGAAGTTTTACGACGAGGAAAAAGGCTTCGGCTTTATCTCAACAGACGACGGTCAGGAAGTATTCCTGCACGTCTCCGCCCTGCCTGAAGGTGTGAAGGTTCGTCCCGGAACCCGCCTCGAGTTTGGTGTGGCTGAAGGCAAGCGCGGTGCACAGGCACTGTCCGTTCGTGTTCTCGATGCACCCGCAGGTCGCGAGAAGCTGGACCGCAAGCCAGCTGATGACATGGCTATCATTGTGGAAGATTTGGTCAAGCTGCTGGACGGCATTGGCAACAACCTCAAGCGTGGAAACTACCCAGACAAGGCCCACAGCGCCAAGATTGCTGCGCTGCTGCGCCGCGTAGCAGATGACTTTGATGTCTAA
- a CDS encoding helicase-associated domain-containing protein has product MSSSLTLSKRLRALDDQQLQQLLSWRLSSVSGLKDYFDVADALLGDESLQRALQRIPVTLLQELREISHTPRPASAELSALLSSELLGDEETVVYPEVAQAVNNLPEIPTTAVPISPVLQVSPVKVSAAIEQSLAIVSSLEDVIASVESHPVKQLARGGLSAQDQQRLSSLLPPQVSNPLSLLALSNKAGLLALVSNMWIPGHAVAAWQQAPLAGKWISMASGWSTSLSPQLREALHANSDWGHPLTNWVTATYPLGHQWLDSEMQAAVEHAHLLGLEVQGIVTEIGRAVVSGGFAAAEKAVTALIPPYATQVFVQHDFTVIAPSPLTPEDEQFMRQLCVVESRGIASTYRITSHGVNALLSQGFSAAEIVKRLGALAATDIPQAVSYFITDLGERFGSITVSQSVSGAVVTAIDPLVLRTIAADRALTALSLRRGDENTLVCTHSAEVVLNALLEAKYSAQLVDKAGNIVSSRPVRTPPEVLPDAPSATTSLIERLRGSREAGTTDDATWIARQLDLAVRNKSILIVSVSMPDGEREFTIEPKGFSNGRLRCLDRTTEVERTLPASHITSVRLA; this is encoded by the coding sequence GTGTCTTCTTCTCTCACTCTCTCCAAACGCCTGCGTGCGCTGGATGATCAGCAGCTTCAGCAATTACTGAGCTGGCGACTCAGTTCTGTTTCTGGGCTCAAGGATTACTTCGACGTTGCTGACGCACTGCTGGGCGACGAGTCGCTGCAGCGCGCTCTGCAACGCATCCCGGTGACGCTGTTGCAAGAACTTCGTGAGATATCTCACACCCCTCGCCCCGCTTCAGCAGAACTGTCTGCGTTGCTGAGCTCAGAACTTCTCGGCGATGAAGAAACGGTGGTGTATCCCGAGGTTGCTCAGGCTGTGAACAACCTTCCTGAAATTCCCACCACAGCTGTTCCAATCTCCCCCGTGCTGCAGGTCTCACCCGTGAAAGTTTCAGCAGCCATAGAGCAGTCACTGGCTATTGTGTCCTCGCTGGAGGATGTGATTGCCAGCGTGGAATCTCACCCCGTCAAGCAACTTGCTCGTGGTGGCCTCAGCGCACAGGATCAGCAGCGTCTGTCTTCGCTGCTTCCTCCGCAGGTGAGCAACCCCCTGTCTCTGCTTGCGCTGAGCAACAAGGCAGGACTTCTTGCCCTGGTCTCGAACATGTGGATTCCTGGTCACGCAGTGGCAGCATGGCAACAGGCCCCATTGGCAGGCAAATGGATCAGCATGGCCTCAGGCTGGTCAACATCTTTATCGCCTCAATTGCGTGAAGCACTTCACGCCAACAGTGATTGGGGACACCCTCTCACCAACTGGGTTACAGCAACGTATCCACTGGGTCATCAGTGGCTCGACAGCGAGATGCAGGCGGCTGTGGAGCATGCTCACCTGCTGGGCCTTGAGGTGCAGGGCATCGTCACCGAGATTGGTCGTGCCGTAGTGTCCGGTGGCTTTGCTGCCGCCGAGAAGGCGGTCACAGCGCTCATTCCTCCCTATGCCACACAGGTCTTCGTGCAGCATGACTTCACGGTGATTGCTCCCAGTCCCCTGACTCCTGAAGATGAGCAGTTCATGAGGCAGCTGTGTGTTGTGGAGTCGCGCGGCATCGCCAGCACCTACCGCATCACTTCTCACGGAGTGAATGCTCTACTTTCGCAGGGCTTCAGCGCTGCAGAGATTGTGAAGCGTCTTGGCGCCCTCGCCGCGACAGATATTCCTCAAGCCGTGAGCTACTTCATCACCGACCTCGGTGAGCGTTTTGGATCCATCACCGTAAGCCAGAGTGTTTCTGGCGCAGTCGTCACCGCAATCGATCCGTTGGTGCTGCGCACCATCGCAGCCGATCGCGCATTAACTGCGCTGTCATTGCGTCGCGGTGATGAGAACACGCTGGTGTGTACGCACTCTGCTGAGGTGGTGCTCAATGCTTTGCTGGAAGCTAAGTATTCGGCTCAACTGGTCGACAAGGCCGGAAACATTGTTTCCTCACGACCTGTGCGCACACCACCTGAAGTTCTGCCCGACGCCCCCTCTGCCACGACCTCATTGATTGAACGCCTTCGTGGAAGCCGCGAAGCTGGCACGACCGATGATGCCACCTGGATTGCGCGTCAGCTTGATCTTGCAGTGCGCAATAAGAGCATTCTGATTGTGAGTGTCAGCATGCCCGATGGCGAACGTGAGTTCACGATTGAGCCCAAGGGCTTCTCCAATGGGCGCCTGCGCTGTCTGGATCGAACCACCGAGGTGGAGAGAACACTTCCTGCAAGCCACATCACCTCTGTTCGCTTGGCCTAG
- a CDS encoding DNA repair helicase XPB produces the protein MPEGPLIVQSDRSVLLEVAHPQAADARHDLAVFAELERAPEHIHTYRITRLGLWNARAAGHTAEEILGTLEKYSKYAIPATVSIDIEETVNRYGRLTIERDAEGVLILRGTDNAVLAEVSRSKKVSDLLVGRREDGSYEVAAWARGQLKQELLKLGWPAEDNAGYKPGAHHDIDLATDGWALRHYQEKAVSNFLEGGSGVVVLPCGAGKTLVGAGAMAATKTDTLILVTNTVSARQWRDELLKRTSLTPEEIGEYSGATKEIKPVTIATYQILTAKRGGEFAHLALLDALDWGLVIYDEVHLLPAPVFKLTAELQARRRLGLTATLVREDGRESDVFSLIGPKRFDAPWKEIEQEGFISPAECKEIRIDLDPDERLIYAAASDAERYRLAATSPRKIEIAKKLIAAHPGERVLVIGQYLDQLAELGDALGVPEISGSTPVDERERLFNAFRDGSEPVLVVSKVANFSVDLPEASVAIQVSGAFGSRQEEAQRLGRLLRPKKSGFTATFYTLVARDTVDQDYALNRQRFLAEQGYSYEIIDGHTI, from the coding sequence ATGCCTGAAGGACCGCTCATTGTTCAAAGCGACCGTTCCGTTTTACTGGAAGTCGCTCACCCGCAGGCCGCAGATGCCCGCCATGACCTAGCTGTCTTTGCCGAGCTTGAACGTGCTCCCGAGCACATCCACACCTATCGCATAACCCGTTTGGGGTTGTGGAATGCGCGGGCTGCTGGACACACCGCAGAAGAAATCTTGGGCACGCTCGAGAAGTATTCGAAGTATGCAATCCCGGCCACTGTCTCGATTGATATCGAGGAAACTGTCAATCGTTATGGTCGGCTCACGATCGAGCGGGACGCTGAGGGTGTGCTCATTCTTCGTGGCACAGACAATGCCGTGCTGGCTGAAGTATCGCGATCGAAGAAGGTCTCCGACTTACTGGTGGGTCGCCGCGAGGATGGCAGCTACGAAGTAGCTGCCTGGGCTCGAGGACAACTCAAGCAGGAACTTCTCAAGCTGGGGTGGCCGGCAGAAGATAATGCCGGATACAAGCCCGGTGCACACCATGACATCGATCTCGCCACAGATGGGTGGGCACTGCGTCACTACCAAGAGAAGGCTGTGTCCAACTTCCTTGAGGGCGGTTCCGGTGTTGTCGTGCTTCCCTGTGGTGCGGGAAAGACCTTGGTTGGTGCCGGCGCGATGGCTGCCACAAAGACAGACACGTTGATTCTGGTCACCAATACTGTTTCTGCTCGTCAGTGGCGGGATGAACTTCTCAAGCGCACCTCACTGACGCCAGAGGAAATTGGCGAGTACTCCGGTGCAACCAAAGAGATCAAACCGGTCACCATCGCGACCTATCAAATCCTCACCGCTAAGCGCGGTGGAGAATTTGCGCACCTGGCTCTGCTGGATGCGCTCGACTGGGGTCTGGTGATCTATGACGAGGTTCACCTTCTGCCAGCGCCGGTGTTCAAGCTGACGGCGGAGCTGCAAGCTCGACGCCGTCTGGGCTTGACGGCGACGCTGGTGCGCGAGGACGGCCGTGAATCAGACGTTTTTAGCTTGATTGGTCCCAAACGTTTTGACGCGCCCTGGAAAGAAATTGAGCAAGAAGGTTTCATTTCTCCAGCCGAGTGTAAAGAGATCCGCATTGACCTCGATCCTGACGAGCGTTTGATCTATGCGGCGGCCAGTGATGCAGAGCGTTACCGCCTGGCCGCAACATCTCCGCGCAAGATTGAGATTGCGAAGAAACTCATTGCCGCCCACCCCGGTGAGCGTGTGCTCGTGATTGGTCAATATCTGGACCAGCTCGCTGAGCTTGGGGATGCCTTGGGGGTTCCCGAGATTTCTGGTTCAACTCCGGTTGATGAGCGTGAACGCCTATTCAATGCGTTCCGTGATGGCAGTGAGCCTGTGCTGGTGGTCAGCAAGGTGGCGAACTTCTCGGTGGACCTGCCGGAAGCCAGTGTTGCTATTCAAGTTTCTGGAGCCTTTGGCTCACGCCAAGAGGAAGCTCAACGCTTGGGTCGTCTGTTGCGCCCCAAGAAGAGTGGTTTCACCGCGACCTTCTACACCTTGGTTGCCAGAGACACGGTGGATCAGGATTACGCGCTGAACCGTCAACGTTTCTTGGCTGAGCAGGGGTATTCCTACGAAATTATTGACGGTCACACCATCTAG
- a CDS encoding response regulator transcription factor — protein sequence MENPKILIVDDEPNIRDLLTTSLRFSGFNVQAVGNGAAAISAVLAEEPDLIVLDVMLPDMNGFSVTKRLRSSGYTAPILFLTAKDDTQDKITGLTVGGDDYVTKPFSLDEIVARIKAILRRTMQADEEALIRAGEITMDQDTHEVVVNDSVVELSPTEFKLLRYLMLNPNRVLSKAQILDHVWEYDFNGDAGIVESYVSYLRRKLDAVSTEPLIATKRGFGYMLKVAKAS from the coding sequence ATGGAAAATCCAAAAATCCTCATTGTTGATGACGAACCCAACATTCGCGACCTACTGACCACCAGCCTTCGCTTCTCCGGGTTCAACGTTCAGGCAGTCGGAAATGGTGCCGCAGCGATTTCTGCAGTTCTTGCAGAAGAACCTGACCTCATCGTCCTCGACGTCATGCTCCCAGACATGAACGGTTTCTCCGTGACCAAGCGCCTGCGCTCCTCCGGATATACCGCACCCATTCTTTTCCTCACCGCCAAAGATGACACCCAAGACAAGATCACTGGTCTGACCGTCGGCGGTGACGACTACGTCACAAAGCCATTTAGCCTCGACGAGATCGTGGCCCGTATCAAGGCGATTCTGCGTCGTACCATGCAAGCAGATGAAGAAGCACTCATTCGTGCCGGTGAGATCACCATGGATCAGGACACTCACGAAGTCGTTGTCAACGACAGCGTGGTAGAACTGAGCCCCACCGAGTTCAAGCTGCTGCGTTACCTCATGCTCAACCCCAACCGCGTGCTGAGCAAAGCACAGATCCTTGACCATGTGTGGGAATACGACTTCAACGGTGATGCAGGAATTGTGGAGTCTTATGTCTCCTACCTGCGCCGCAAGCTTGATGCCGTTTCCACCGAGCCACTGATTGCTACTAAGCGTGGCTTCGGTTACATGCTCAAGGTTGCCAAAGCTTCCTAA